In the Thermodesulfovibrio yellowstonii DSM 11347 genome, one interval contains:
- a CDS encoding cytochrome c oxidase subunit II — protein sequence MIEVIANLINQIVDFFVKLFYICLLIAIFGLGFLNWLGMEVEKQRRMREGKEGRQ from the coding sequence ATGATTGAAGTAATTGCAAATCTAATTAACCAAATCGTGGATTTCTTTGTCAAGCTCTTCTACATTTGTCTTCTGATTGCAATCTTTGGGCTTGGATTTCTAAATTGGCTTGGAATGGAAGTAGAGAAACAAAGAAGAATGAGAGAGGGAAAGGAGGGCAGGCAATGA